One stretch of Sporocytophaga myxococcoides DSM 11118 DNA includes these proteins:
- a CDS encoding T9SS type A sorting domain-containing protein produces the protein MMLRIKSGINLLLFLAFFIYAQNSFATKVWIPSSLTDVFGTNLHFTISDDGKVSPTKNYKISPGDTMVLQHGMRSYLLFRGIFGTPDKWITITNQEGGIVDVNYLIVNPVYYNSAFRLQECQYVKVSGKGSPGIKYGIKISHSCWDAAPINGQITKGGGCHGVVFEWTNSSIPKEKLTSHIEIENIEVMNAGASAISCKIDGGGNGLDGRDNSFVMEDIFIHDNYLHDIGMEGVYIGQSTELPVWHSTINVKIYNNLIVRTGFEPIQVRNALEVEVHNNICYQASLLDGTSYGVENNGFQIERGTRGNFYNNIIMDGKNEMVHGINREGFKTAFLPDLPEGNLINKLGAGIEFYNNYLDGGGETYTWNDTSDVNDFNSVSAAFYCESDYLGTENRVTNFEGNYVRNIYRGVNDPGKPKADLEYFFIKQDNPATPEDDEDPVIYNIFNNYFSGGNGIETHGTVPTLQLGENQVNLDLEEIKFIDPVYGKDNFCIVPGSFYYDKGMSSSRPDAKGLGIPSCIVSHLNVNSNVVNVSSPKTFDFTLKVYNKFAISFIESKAILMYSPCEKCTPVKISDAYDVRGGVHEVEITGKSFSVNPSDLNYGVGTVYAVIFDPQANHKSNEINLVQSSGTSGNEILTTDKVFYSNAPASSIGAIVGNSVSGSIQWERSNDQTNWTPLSNGDKIAYVPDDDLSTTTYFRRVNNGSPSNVFTVAVIAGTITHSSIGSSQWFVNSGDPVELSGNPDNLNGVEQSGNVYQWQTSMDNINYYDIPGANGLSYDPEIVYVTTYYRRNLIGYEPSKNIVKIGVSHLSWANDTAFTTTNCLPATYNIQYNTSGNFPGNAVFRLELSDNTGSFDNPIVIGTSETKPTGTIAGGISSSLPEGNYKLRLASSAGIGAVTESKELCFYVLSNTSAAAIDGYKLFPNPTRDEANLVIEHLKGQEAMISVVDLFGRKVISKNIIVGNEELIGGNLAAGTYFVTIDSGKEKRTLKFIKVR, from the coding sequence ATGATGTTGAGGATAAAATCCGGAATTAATCTATTGCTATTTTTGGCTTTTTTTATTTACGCCCAAAACTCATTTGCTACTAAAGTTTGGATACCTTCATCCCTTACTGATGTATTCGGAACTAATTTACATTTCACAATAAGTGATGACGGAAAGGTTTCTCCAACAAAGAATTATAAGATAAGTCCTGGTGATACTATGGTGTTGCAGCATGGTATGAGAAGCTATTTACTGTTTAGGGGAATTTTTGGTACTCCCGATAAATGGATTACGATTACCAATCAGGAGGGGGGAATTGTAGATGTTAATTATCTGATTGTAAATCCTGTCTATTATAATTCTGCTTTCCGCCTTCAGGAATGTCAGTATGTAAAAGTATCAGGAAAGGGATCTCCTGGTATTAAATATGGCATTAAGATTTCGCATTCCTGTTGGGATGCAGCACCTATAAATGGACAAATAACAAAGGGCGGAGGATGTCACGGAGTTGTTTTTGAATGGACTAACTCTTCTATACCTAAGGAAAAACTTACAAGTCATATTGAAATTGAAAATATCGAAGTGATGAATGCCGGAGCTTCGGCTATTTCCTGCAAGATAGATGGAGGAGGTAATGGACTTGATGGAAGAGATAATTCCTTTGTCATGGAAGATATATTTATTCATGATAACTATCTGCATGATATAGGCATGGAGGGCGTTTATATAGGGCAATCTACAGAATTGCCGGTATGGCATAGTACCATTAATGTAAAAATATATAACAACCTGATTGTAAGAACAGGATTTGAACCTATTCAAGTCAGGAATGCACTTGAGGTTGAAGTGCATAATAATATTTGTTATCAGGCAAGCCTTCTCGACGGAACAAGCTATGGTGTAGAAAATAATGGATTTCAGATAGAAAGAGGTACAAGAGGGAATTTTTATAATAACATTATTATGGATGGTAAAAATGAGATGGTGCATGGAATTAACAGGGAAGGTTTTAAAACGGCATTTTTACCTGATCTTCCGGAAGGTAATTTGATAAATAAATTAGGTGCCGGTATAGAATTTTATAACAACTATCTTGATGGAGGAGGGGAAACATATACGTGGAATGACACAAGTGATGTTAATGATTTCAACAGTGTTTCTGCAGCATTTTATTGTGAATCTGACTATCTGGGGACCGAGAATCGTGTTACAAACTTTGAAGGCAATTATGTAAGGAATATTTACAGAGGAGTCAATGATCCTGGAAAACCAAAGGCTGATCTTGAATACTTCTTTATTAAGCAGGACAATCCTGCTACGCCTGAAGATGATGAAGATCCTGTTATTTATAACATCTTCAATAACTATTTCTCCGGAGGCAATGGAATAGAAACCCATGGTACTGTTCCTACTTTACAATTGGGAGAAAATCAGGTGAATCTTGATCTGGAAGAAATTAAGTTTATAGATCCAGTTTATGGTAAAGATAATTTTTGTATAGTGCCTGGATCATTTTATTATGACAAAGGAATGTCTTCTTCAAGGCCTGATGCCAAAGGGCTAGGCATACCTTCTTGTATTGTCTCACATCTCAATGTGAATAGTAATGTAGTAAATGTTTCATCACCTAAAACTTTTGACTTTACTCTGAAGGTATACAACAAGTTTGCAATATCATTCATTGAAAGTAAGGCAATATTAATGTACAGCCCTTGTGAAAAATGCACACCTGTAAAGATTTCTGATGCCTATGATGTAAGAGGAGGAGTGCACGAGGTGGAGATAACGGGGAAAAGTTTTTCTGTTAATCCCTCAGATCTTAACTATGGAGTGGGGACTGTCTATGCTGTTATATTCGATCCTCAGGCAAATCATAAAAGCAATGAGATAAATCTTGTACAGAGCTCAGGAACTTCAGGCAATGAAATTCTGACCACTGACAAGGTGTTTTACTCCAATGCACCTGCATCATCAATTGGGGCTATTGTAGGAAACTCTGTTAGTGGTTCAATACAATGGGAGAGGAGTAATGATCAAACCAACTGGACACCTTTGTCGAATGGAGACAAAATAGCTTATGTTCCCGATGATGACTTAAGCACTACTACTTATTTCAGGAGGGTAAATAATGGAAGTCCAAGTAATGTATTTACGGTAGCTGTAATCGCAGGAACGATCACGCATTCTTCAATCGGGTCTTCTCAGTGGTTTGTAAATTCCGGAGATCCTGTTGAGTTATCCGGGAACCCAGATAATTTAAATGGAGTAGAGCAATCAGGTAATGTCTATCAATGGCAAACAAGTATGGATAATATTAACTATTATGATATCCCTGGAGCAAATGGATTATCTTATGATCCTGAAATTGTTTATGTCACAACTTACTATAGACGAAATCTTATTGGATATGAACCTTCTAAAAATATAGTGAAAATAGGAGTCAGTCATTTATCCTGGGCAAATGATACTGCATTTACAACAACAAATTGTTTACCTGCAACTTACAATATTCAATACAATACTTCGGGCAATTTCCCAGGTAATGCAGTATTTAGACTTGAATTATCTGATAATACCGGTAGTTTTGATAATCCTATTGTTATTGGGACTTCAGAGACAAAGCCCACTGGAACAATTGCAGGGGGGATATCCTCATCTTTGCCTGAAGGAAATTATAAATTGAGATTGGCCAGTTCAGCCGGTATTGGCGCTGTCACAGAAAGTAAAGAGTTGTGTTTCTATGTATTATCAAATACTTCTGCAGCAGCGATTGATGGATATAAGCTTTTTCCGAATCCTACACGAGACGAAGCAAA
- the trpB gene encoding tryptophan synthase subunit beta, with product MKFEVTEKGYYGTFGGSYVPETLISNIEELQNKYLKIIDSAAFKKEFLWLLKHYTGRPTPLYYAQRLSEMYGTKILLKREDLCHTGSHKINNTIGQALLAKTLGKKHIIAETGAGSHGVATATVCALLGISCSVFIGEKDIERQQSNVKRMQMLGATVIPAKSGSKTLKDATNEALRYWINNPEDVYYLIGSVFGPHPYPAMVTKFQSVISSEILNQLYQVAGRTIPDYVIACVGGGSNAAGSFYHFLDLPEVKLIGAEAAGHGIVSGMSAATTYLGRPGVIHGCKTLFIQSDDGQIAEAHSISAGLDYPGIGPLHSRLHEIKRAEYIPVTDDEAIKAGLLLAAKEGIIPALESAHALAVLEKKKFERDEVIVICLSGRGDKDLSTYENYN from the coding sequence ATGAAATTTGAAGTAACAGAGAAAGGCTATTATGGCACTTTCGGAGGCTCCTATGTGCCCGAAACACTGATATCAAACATAGAAGAACTTCAGAACAAATATCTGAAGATTATTGACAGTGCAGCATTCAAAAAAGAATTCTTGTGGTTGCTTAAGCACTATACGGGCCGGCCTACACCATTATATTATGCGCAAAGACTATCAGAAATGTATGGAACTAAAATTTTACTAAAACGCGAAGACCTTTGCCATACAGGTTCTCATAAAATCAACAATACTATTGGCCAAGCATTGTTGGCCAAAACGCTTGGCAAAAAACACATCATAGCAGAGACAGGTGCTGGTTCACATGGAGTAGCGACAGCAACAGTTTGTGCTCTGCTTGGCATATCTTGTTCTGTCTTTATCGGAGAAAAAGATATCGAAAGACAACAGTCCAATGTAAAGAGGATGCAGATGCTTGGAGCTACGGTTATTCCAGCGAAATCAGGCAGCAAAACACTTAAAGATGCAACCAATGAAGCATTAAGATATTGGATTAATAACCCTGAAGATGTTTACTATCTTATAGGTTCTGTTTTTGGCCCACATCCATATCCTGCAATGGTAACAAAATTTCAGTCTGTTATCAGTAGTGAAATATTGAATCAGCTCTACCAAGTTGCTGGAAGAACTATTCCTGACTATGTGATTGCTTGCGTCGGAGGTGGCAGTAATGCAGCAGGAAGTTTTTATCACTTTCTTGATTTGCCTGAAGTAAAACTCATCGGAGCTGAAGCAGCAGGACATGGAATAGTATCAGGCATGTCAGCGGCTACCACTTATCTTGGAAGACCAGGTGTCATTCACGGATGTAAAACCTTGTTTATACAATCCGATGATGGGCAAATAGCAGAGGCTCATTCTATCTCTGCTGGGCTTGATTATCCAGGAATTGGGCCGTTACATTCCAGATTGCATGAAATTAAAAGAGCAGAATATATTCCCGTCACAGATGACGAAGCTATTAAAGCGGGGCTATTACTGGCTGCCAAAGAAGGTATAATCCCTGCATTGGAATCAGCTCATGCATTGGCAGTACTTGAGAAAAAGAAATTTGAAAGAGATGAAGTTATCGTCATATGCCTTTCAGGAAGAGGGGACAAAGACCTTAGTACTTATGAAAACTACAATTAA
- the trpA gene encoding tryptophan synthase subunit alpha, with amino-acid sequence MKTTIKTMETVTKINNKLTKTLKIKDKILSVYFTAGYPELYDTTKLVLILQEAGADMIEIGIPFSDSLLDGPVIQDSNNKALNNGMTLKLLLQELLTIKDQIRIPLVLMGSYNSAFRLGMETFCKACKECGIDGVLFPEMPPEEFQEDYLEMYEANNLSSIFMVSPQTSEERLKFIDEVTTGFIYVLSSNSTTGSNDKTEFKNSYFEKIRDQKLQSPTLTGFNIRTKENFDMACKYTQGAIIGSEFIRLISNGVEQDQIKNFIEKYKKAE; translated from the coding sequence ATGAAAACTACAATTAAAACTATGGAAACAGTTACCAAAATAAATAATAAATTAACAAAAACGCTTAAGATAAAAGATAAAATTCTCTCTGTATATTTTACTGCTGGTTATCCTGAATTATATGATACCACAAAGCTTGTACTTATACTGCAGGAAGCTGGCGCAGATATGATAGAGATCGGTATTCCCTTTTCAGACTCACTTTTGGATGGACCTGTCATACAGGATAGTAACAATAAAGCACTGAATAATGGAATGACACTTAAACTTTTGTTACAAGAGTTGTTAACAATAAAAGATCAGATCAGAATACCATTAGTATTGATGGGATCTTATAATTCTGCCTTTAGACTTGGTATGGAAACATTCTGCAAAGCATGTAAAGAGTGTGGAATAGATGGAGTTTTATTTCCAGAAATGCCACCAGAAGAATTTCAGGAAGACTATCTAGAAATGTATGAAGCGAATAATCTATCTTCAATATTTATGGTTAGTCCTCAGACTTCAGAAGAGCGGTTGAAGTTTATCGATGAAGTGACTACAGGTTTTATATATGTTCTATCATCTAATAGCACCACAGGAAGTAATGATAAAACAGAATTCAAAAATTCATACTTTGAAAAAATCAGAGATCAGAAATTACAATCACCGACATTAACAGGATTTAACATACGGACTAAGGAAAATTTTGATATGGCTTGTAAATATACACAAGGCGCTATCATTGGATCAGAGTTTATAAGACTTATATCCAATGGCGTTGAACAGGACCAGATAAAGAATTTTATTGAGAAATATAAAAAAGCTGAATAA
- a CDS encoding exonuclease domain-containing protein yields MLFAIVDIETTGGYSEGNRITEIAIIITDGYKIIDRFESLINPGVPIPPFITGLTGIDNSMTDDAPYFNELAEEIHGYLKDCIFVAHNVSFDFNFVKSELAEAGIEFKSKKLCTVRLSRKIFPGFPSYSLGNLCRFLNVEIENRHRAGGDAEATYEVFTKLVANDSEGFIITSLKANSKETTLPPNLDKDQFNNLPSLPGVYYFHDENGKAIYVGKAIDIKKRIAGHFSSRNSAEEKLRFFNNIHSISFELAGNELVAFLMESHEIKRLWPAYNKIQKFPEAQFGIFSYYDQNGYQRLSIGKIQKTVPLFSFNYMTDARDFLYAAVRDFDLCPRLSGLQTTKKACVDYSLKACKGACVMEESPEDYNTKVEHALDGMKQEKPTFAIIGKGRSRYENSVVLIEDGKYQGFGFVEDNTLNHLEDFRNVITKQKESKDIQKIINQFVSKQEKGKLKGYKFIPLTSDKILVE; encoded by the coding sequence ATGCTTTTTGCAATCGTCGATATTGAAACAACGGGAGGGTATTCCGAAGGTAACAGGATTACTGAAATAGCTATAATTATTACAGATGGCTATAAAATAATAGACAGATTTGAATCACTTATAAATCCTGGTGTGCCGATTCCTCCTTTTATTACAGGACTTACGGGAATAGATAATTCCATGACTGATGATGCACCTTATTTTAATGAGCTGGCAGAGGAGATTCATGGTTATCTGAAGGACTGTATTTTTGTAGCACATAATGTTAGTTTCGATTTCAATTTTGTGAAGTCAGAACTTGCCGAAGCAGGCATTGAGTTCAAATCCAAAAAACTCTGCACTGTAAGATTAAGTAGGAAGATATTTCCTGGATTTCCATCTTACAGCCTAGGCAACTTATGCAGATTCTTAAATGTGGAAATTGAAAACAGACATAGGGCAGGTGGCGATGCTGAAGCAACTTATGAAGTATTCACAAAATTGGTAGCAAATGATTCGGAAGGATTTATTATTACTTCTTTAAAAGCCAATTCAAAAGAAACCACGCTTCCTCCAAATCTCGATAAGGATCAGTTTAATAACTTACCATCTCTTCCTGGTGTTTATTATTTTCATGATGAAAATGGTAAAGCTATTTATGTAGGCAAAGCGATTGATATCAAAAAACGCATTGCAGGACACTTTAGCTCCAGAAATTCAGCGGAAGAAAAACTTAGATTTTTTAATAATATTCATAGTATCTCTTTCGAACTTGCTGGCAACGAGTTAGTAGCTTTTCTGATGGAATCACATGAGATAAAAAGGCTCTGGCCGGCTTACAATAAAATACAGAAATTTCCGGAAGCTCAGTTTGGTATTTTTTCCTACTATGATCAAAATGGTTATCAACGGCTCAGCATAGGCAAAATACAGAAGACTGTCCCTTTATTTTCTTTTAACTATATGACTGATGCCAGAGACTTTCTATATGCTGCTGTCAGAGACTTTGATCTTTGTCCAAGATTGTCAGGACTTCAAACTACCAAAAAAGCTTGCGTGGATTACAGTCTGAAAGCCTGTAAAGGAGCCTGTGTAATGGAGGAATCTCCGGAAGATTATAACACAAAGGTAGAACATGCACTGGATGGAATGAAACAGGAAAAGCCCACATTTGCTATTATTGGGAAGGGTAGATCCCGATATGAAAATTCAGTAGTCCTTATTGAAGATGGAAAATACCAGGGTTTTGGCTTTGTAGAAGATAATACGCTTAATCATCTTGAGGATTTCAGAAACGTCATTACAAAACAAAAGGAAAGTAAGGATATCCAGAAAATTATAAATCAGTTTGTCTCAAAGCAAGAGAAGGGAAAATTGAAAGGATATAAATTTATTCCTCTCACATCTGATAAAATTCTTGTTGAATAG
- a CDS encoding LexA family protein has protein sequence MLRISANDQRISLKIEEAIFNEKTVNQSIRVSENEKEKNLENLIIKNPSSTFYVRIKGNNLQLPGVTEGDLLVVDRKEEPGQNSMVIAIINGEMVLKRVGKHQNKLYLFSDNAEKPVEITDTMDLTIWGVVNFIIHKV, from the coding sequence ATGCTAAGAATATCTGCAAATGACCAGAGGATTTCATTAAAAATAGAAGAGGCTATTTTTAATGAAAAAACTGTAAATCAGTCGATAAGAGTATCCGAAAATGAAAAAGAAAAAAATCTGGAGAATCTTATCATTAAAAATCCGTCCTCGACGTTTTATGTCCGTATAAAGGGTAACAACCTTCAATTGCCCGGGGTCACAGAAGGTGATCTTTTAGTAGTAGACCGAAAAGAAGAACCCGGCCAGAATTCTATGGTAATTGCAATAATTAACGGAGAAATGGTTTTAAAAAGGGTTGGAAAACATCAAAATAAGCTGTACCTTTTTTCTGACAATGCTGAAAAGCCAGTCGAAATTACAGATACAATGGATTTAACAATTTGGGGTGTCGTGAATTTTATAA